In one window of Tripterygium wilfordii isolate XIE 37 chromosome 1, ASM1340144v1, whole genome shotgun sequence DNA:
- the LOC119998606 gene encoding transmembrane emp24 domain-containing protein p24beta3-like: protein MEWRREKARCGGEIYLLALLFVSSIGRISGLSVTVTDTECVQEYVLYEGDSVSGNFVVVDHDIFWSSDHPGIDSPETN from the coding sequence ATGGAGTGGCGGCGAGAGAAAGCGAGATGTGGAGGGGAGATATACCTGTTGGCTTTGTTGTTTGTAAGCTCGATTGGGCGAATTTCGGGTCTATCGGTGACGGTGACCGACACAGAGTGCGTCCAGGAGTACGTTCTATATGAAGGCGACAGCGTCTCCGGGAACTTCGTCGTGGTCGACCATGACATCTTCTGGAGCAGCGATCATCCCGGAATCGATTCACC